The DNA sequence CAAGGAAGAACAGCGCGGCTTCCGCGAACTGGAGTTGAGTTAGTTTATGGCGAAGCAGTTAAGAATTACGCTGGTGAAAGGTCTGTCCGGACACATTGAAGCGCACCGCGGAACGGTTCGCGCTTTGGGTATCCGCAAGACGAACCACAGTGTCGTCCACAATGACACGCCGCAGATCCGCGGTATGGTGAAATCGATTAGTTATCTGCTCAAGGTGGAGGAAGTTTAAGATGAAGCTGGGCGAACTACAAAAAGCGAAAGGCTCCACCACAAGTCGCAAGCGTGTCGGTC is a window from the bacterium genome containing:
- the rpmD gene encoding 50S ribosomal protein L30, which gives rise to MAKQLRITLVKGLSGHIEAHRGTVRALGIRKTNHSVVHNDTPQIRGMVKSISYLLKVEEV